In Mesorhizobium sp. M9A.F.Ca.ET.002.03.1.2, the DNA window CCGGGTTTTGGCAGTTCGACCCCCTGGCTGGCCATCTCCTCGCGGAAGAAGCGGTCGGGAAGCTGCACCAGCACGCCGGCGCCGTCGCCCATCAGCGGGTCGGCGCCGACGGCGCCGCGATGCGTCAGATTTTCGAGCACCGCCAGGCCGTCCGTGACGATCTGATGCGACTTGACGCCCTTCATATTGACGATGAAGCCGACGCCGCAGGCATCGTGCTCGTTGCGCGGATCGTAGAGGCCGTGGGCGGCGAACCCGGTAGGGGTCCGCCCGATCCTGGTCAGGCCAGTGGCGATGGACGGATTTTTGACGGCTGGCGCTTTCGTCTGCGCGGCCGGGCCGTTCGTCGCAGATGGCGTCACTTCCGTCATCGTCCTGTCCTCCGTTCTTGCCTGGCGCAGAGACAGGCGGTCGGCTGCGTCCCCCGTCTTCCCGGGATCGGTGGGCAGCGCCGAGCTTCATGTTGCCAGCCTTACTCCAGTGCCATCTTTGACGGGTCCGGGAGACCCTTAGCGGCAGTATGTTTTGGTGAGTTGATCAGGCACGTCTTCTCCTTGCTCGGTCACGTGTTTGCGGATAACGGCGAGGCTGGGCTGGACGCCTGGGCCGGCCTATTTGTACAACCACGTCAGGGAAATGGACGAATTGGCCAGTAAGCCATTCGACTATCGCCCCTCTTTGGTTTCCTCCTTGGCCGCCCCCTTTCACCTTTTGGGAAAATCCTCTTGCGGAGCCACACAGAGAGCGCCGTAACAAACCTTCTCACCCTTGTAGTTGGCCAGAGCCTGCAGCAACTCGGGTAGAAGGTGCTGTTTCAGGTCGTCCGAGACAGGCTCCGGACCCTCCAGCGCTTTCAGTGTCTGCTCGAGCAACTCGATGGCGCGATCTTTGTTGCCGCTCTCATGATAGTACTGAGCGACCACCGGATAAGACAGGAACTTAGAGCCGCCGCCTTGCGGCAGTGCCACGATGTGTTTGGACAGCTCTTCGCCCATCGCGAAGCGCTCAGCAGACGGAAAGCCGGAATAATCAAAGCCCGGCGCGAAGAGTTGGTATAGCGCCCAATACATCCATCCCTCGGACTTTCTGTCGATCGCGTCGCGAACGAATTGGCGCATTACGGGCAAGCCGGCCTGCATGTCGCGCATTCTGTGAAGCAACAGATTGACATGACTCACTCGGAAGTTGAGTTTGTCCGGTATCAAGGCGATGCCTTCTTCAATCGCCGAGAGCGCCGTCTTCCAATCCTCGGCCTCCATTGCCGGCCGAAGTTTGTCGTATATGGGCTTGGTCAGCGCTTGTTCGCGCGCTATGGTTTCGCCTTCCGCAATCCGCTCCGTATCGGCGGATTTTGCCTGATCGCTGGTGCGCCAGCTGCCGTTAAGCACCTTCGGCAAAACCTCATCGAGTTGCGTCGGATGACCGATAAAGGCGATGTGGCCGTCTCGGTCGACCACGAACGAGGTCGGGACCCCGTAAGAAAAGCTGGGCTCCATCCAAAGCTTGTCCATTTCGCCTGTGGAGTCGAATGCGATCCGATAGTTCAGATTCGGGAATTTTTCGGTCAACCAAGCGTCCAACGTGCTTCGGGCCTCGTCGGCCGTTGGAGCGTCTTCAGAAGCCGCGACTCCGACGATCTCAACGCCGTTGTCCTTGTATTTCTCCTGCAACTGGATCAGATGGGGCATCCCGTCCACACACGGGCCGCACCAAGTTGCCCAAAATTCGACTATGCACACTTTGCCGGGCTCAAAGCTGGTGAGGGGCTCGCCACGCAGCCAGTTCTCGACTTTAATCGAAGGAGCCGGGGACTCCATCTGCAATACCACGTTGCGGTCCAAAGCTATTTCCAAAGGTTTCTGCACGAGCTGGTTTCCTCTCAGAGACGGCACACGGGTTCAGGGAGGAGCGGATCGCTCGTCTTGCCCCATTGAGTGCAGTCACAGTCACTCAGTCTCAAAAGCCATGCCAACGCGCTCAGCGCGCAGTTAGCGCCCATTGCTTCGAAAAACCTCGACAGTGCCCAGATGTTGGTTGTAATGAACCTGACATTTGTCTGACGCTGTCAGCTTTTGGACACGCGATCACGCGCTTCGTGCCGCCAGAAGGCCAGGCCGAGCCCTGTGTTGCCAGCGGTCGCTTCGATGATTGTACCGCCCCGCGCGAGCTGGCCACGCTGTTCGGCATTAACGATCATCGACAACGCAATGCGATCCTTGATCGATCCGCCGGGATTCTGGCTTTCGAGCTTGACGAAGAGACGACACCTGCCGGTATCGAAGCTCTTCAGTTCGACGACCGGCGTCTCCCCAATCAGATCGAGCACTGACGCAAATGGCGGACGCAGGCGAGAGGACGCCTTTGTCGACGGTCGGCGGAACATCTCGAGGCTCATGCGGCTGCGGTCTCCAGAATGTCGGCATAGTGCCGTTGCGCAGCATCGGGATGCGAGCGCAGTCGGCTCTTCAGCAGTTGCGGAACAGTGCATTGTCGGGGTCGCTGGCGGGGCACCCGCTTCGGCAGCCGTTCAGGCGGCAGGTCAAGAAACCGTATGTCGGCATCAAGCCGCGCGCCGAAGAAGAAGGGAATCGAAACAGTGCCCTTCGAAAGACCCAGGGCAACGGAAATCATTGCATCGGGCGAGTTCATGCGCCTGAAGCAGCGCTGCCTGCAACTGCTTCATAGCGACAGGCGGGCGAGACTCTAGCGAGGCTTTCGCCGCTTGGTTGATTGAGGCTCTCGACGAAGCCACCAAGATTCGGCGGCCGATAATAGCTTGCTGCTCATTGGGACGTCGACCAACGCCGGGATTGAGAAAGGCAACCCTGCCCCACAAGGCGGGTGTCACACGTGCGGTGCGTCCGCTCGTCACGCCGGATGGTTTTTGAGACCTGGGTTCACGGCTAATCAGATGCACCCCTGTCGTCGTTTCGGTGCAGGCCGCCAGGGGGGCGTGTTGCAGCAGCTTGCAATTAGTTTCGCCACTACGGGGCGTGCGAGCACGGGGCTGCACAATGAGATCATATGCCGGCGTGGAGACCAAGGTGTGGCGCAGCCTTAGAGAACTCAACACCGAGACCGGAGCAACGGAGACTGCTCTTTCGTCGAGCCAGTTTAATTTAGAACATTCTTTCTATAGTTTACGTCAATTATCCTGTTCGATAGCTCTGTCGACTAGCGATGAGACTTTTCAACGCAGCGCGGACATCCGCTGGCCGGATGTGACTTGCTATCCCTTTCAAGATCAAACAGGAGAACCCATGAGCAGTCCAGTCCTTGTCAACCGGACCATTCTTGACTCCGACGTTGTACCGCTGACCAGCCGTGTCGGAGCTGAAATCAGAGGCGTTCGCCTTGGCGGAGACCTTTCGGACGCAGCGATAGCAGCCATCAACCAGCTTCTTCTAAAGCACAAGGTGATCTTCTTCCGCGGCCAGGAGCATCTCGACGATGCGGAGCAGGAATTGTTCGCGCGGCGTCTGGGTGACCTTGTACCTCATCCCACGCAGGGGCCGGCAGCCGGCACGGCCTCAATCCTCAATCTCGATTCCGGCCGTGGCGGTGGCAGGGCAGACCAGTGGCATACCGATGTGACTTTCGTCGATGCCTATCCGAAATTCTCGGTCCTACGTGGCGTCGTCATTCCGGCGGCGGGGGGCGACACGATCTGGTCCAACACGCACGCCGCGTACGAGAATCTGCCGGCGCCGCTCAAAATATTGGCGGACAATCTGTGGGCTATTCATAGCAATGCCTACGACTACGCAGCCGTGCGCCCGCGCGCCACAGCCGAAGAGAAGAGGCACTTCGAGGAAGTCTTCACATCGACGATCTACGAGACCGAGCATCCGGTCGTGCGCGTCCATCCGGAAACCGGGGAGAAGTCGCTGCTGCTCGGCAATTTCGTGCAGCGCCTCGTCGGCCTTTCCAAGAGCGATTCCGCCAAACTCTACGAGGTGTTCCAGTCCTACGTCACTGCCCCGGAAAATACCGTGCGGTGGCGCTGGCAAGTAAGCGACGTCGCTATCTGGGACAACCGTGCTACCCAGCATTATGCGGTCAACGATTATGGCGACCAGCACCGGGTTGTGCGTCGCGCTACGGTTGACGGTGACGTTCCGATCGGCGTCGACGGTCGCCGCAGTATAACCCGTGTCAAGGCAGCCAAGCCGGCGGCGAAGGCAGCCTGACCGTCTGAACAGGGTAAAGATGAAAACTTCGTATCGCCGCGGCCATATCGCGCTGCTTAACCGCCCCACAAAGCCTTATGATTTCCGAGAAGCAAGGCGAGTTGCGGGCTCGAGGCTTGGCCCGAAATCGAGGTCCTGCAGCGTGGCGCATGGCTCGAGTCGCTGCTCGTGGCCCCGCTGCAGCGGTACAGGTCCCCCACCGCCCCACCATCTCGCCCGCCCTGCACCTCGGATAGCGATCATTCACCGTTTGTTCATTATGATAGCGCACGATCATAACTGGACATGCTGGTATCTCGTACATGCCTGAAGGCCCTGCGCGCCGACCCAGCGCCGGGGCCTTTTTACTTCCGCAAAATCGATTCCAGCAACGCGAATGGCAGGACACGGCGCTGGTTTCGCCGCGCGAGAAGGTCGAGATCGCCTTCGTCGCCGACAATCCCGGCAATTGGATGTTCCACTGCCACGTTCTCGAACACCAGGCGGCCGGTCGCCTGACCAGTCCACAAGCCGAAGGAGAAGCAAAAATGTCCAATACCCTGATAGCTCTTGTCCTCGCCCGATCCTGTCAGGCGCCGCTCCGGCGTTCGCCGGCGAAAGGACGTCACGCTCTACAAGAACCCGCAATGCGGCTGCTGCGAAGGTTATGCCGGCTATTTGCAGGAAACGGCTTCGCTGTCACCGTCAAGGCCGACGCACGACCTTTTCGCCATGAGCCGCGAAGAGGGCATTCCGCCGGAAGCCGATGGCTGCCTTCTCTCGTTCATCGACGGCTATGTGGTGAGCGGCCATGTGCCGGTCGGCACGGTCAACAAGCTCTTGACCGAGCGGCCCGACATCAACGGGCATGACGCTGCCCGGCATGCCGATGGGCTCCCCCGGCATGAGTGGCACGAAGGAAGCGCCCTTCGAGATTCTCGAAATCCGGAAGTCTGACGGGACCGGCGGCGTCTACGCCACGGAATAGGAGGCTTCGATGATGGAATGCATGAGCGGCATGATGATGTTCGGCATGGGCCTGGTGTGGCTGCTTGTCGTCGTCGTGCTCGTCCTCGGGGCGGCCGCGCTGATCAAGTACCTGTTCTCCAGCGGCGGCAAAGGAGAAGGGCGTCGGTCCTCTTATCGATGCGTGGCCGCGGCAGGCCACGGATTGGTCTGGACATTGCCTTGGCTCGCCAACCGGATGGCCGGTGGCGGCGCCCCGGCCGCGGCGATAGCGCTAGGCAAGACGGTTTTAGCCAGGCGAAGGTCAGCGCGATTGGAAAGCCCGCTGCCTTCGGGACGCATGCCGGCGCCGGGACCGGCCGCGGTCGTCGGCGGCGGCTACCAGAGCGACATGCCGGGCTTCGGGAATGTCCTCACCGACGAGGAGATCCGGGCCGTTCTGGCCTTCATCAAAAGCACATGGCCCGAGCGGGAACGCGCCTATCAGGCAGATGAGCCGCCGGGAGCGGGAGCAGACACAGTGAGACCAATCCTAGCCGCGGAGCCCTCGAACGCCCCCAACCGGAATGCATTGTCCATGAAAGCGAAACCGTCGCTTGCGATTCAATTTCTGGCGCTGATCCTCGCGACCTCCGCGCTGGCCCACCATCCGGGCGCCGATCTCGACAAGATGATGGACAGCGCGGAGAGGTTCTTCCAGGCGATCGACGAGCAGGCCGCGCCGCCTTTCGAACTGGCCGACGCGGACGGAAGGGCCGTCCGCCTTTCCGATTTCTCCGACAAGATCGTGGTGCTCTACTTCATGACGAGGTAACCTTGGAAGAAGAACGCGACGGCCACTGGCGGCAGGATGGCAAGCACGCTGGCCGCAAAAAGCGGCCCATACTCATAGAAGCGGGCCGGTTCTGTCGCAAATCGTGCTTTTGGCCACAACTGGACGCTTTCGCGCGCTTATGGACCAGCTCACAGTGTCCAACAACGCAAGCAGATGACAGGGCTCGACGTGCCCCGGGGTGGCGCCCTACTTCCACGCTCGCACTGTCACACTCCCGCCGAAAGGCGGGTTTAGTGAGTTATGGCAGTGACTGTGCCTCCAGTCAAAACGTCGAGTTTCGCGGCAACTTCGACGCTTTCCTTAGCTGACTTGCCCAAAACCAGCGCGGCCAAAGCATACTGCTTGCCGCTCCCGATGGCATAATATTCACCTTTCACGGGATCACTTGGCAGCCAATTGCCGTCCAACAGTACGGCTTCCCCATTTTTGCGCACTATCAGCGCCTCAAAGTCAAAATTGTCGTTGTTGCGCGGCACAGGAATATCAGAAACATCCATGCCCTTCTCAACCCAGTCTCGAACGGCCTTTGGAATACCCAAGGACGAAGAGGAAACGCCGATGAGTGTGCCGTCGCATAAGCGAAACACCTTCGTTTTCTCACCGACGGATACTGAGTCAAAACCCAAGGCTCGGCCGTCGCCAGCCATGGTTCCGTTCCTGTAAGCTATTGTTGTCATTGGCACCCTTCCATCGCTACATCAAACTTCAGGACCTTGCGCATGTCCCCTGTGTCAAGGTCACTGACCGACGGCCTATTTGCCTGATACACGATACAGGCTGCGCTCCTTGAGTTCGCGCACGGGTGGCCGTCATCTTGCCGCCTTCGCGCAATGCCTTGAACAGGCCGAGTCTGTCCCCCAGCGGGAATGACAACCACCTCCATGTCGTTGAAAAGCAGGAAATCCGTCACTTTGCCTCGTCGGTAACGGGCGGAGCCGGAGCGGTCGTCACCGGGCAAGCGCGGTCGCAGCCCGTCAGACATCGATGGCTCCGGTTGTGGTGACGGGGAGGGCGATAAGCAAGTTCGGGCCAAGTGATTGTTCCGCGGCTGTATGTTTTGGTGAGGTGATCATGCGACTTCTTGTTGGTCGGTCACGTGTTTGCGGATAACCAGCATGCGCTGTGCCAAATGAGAAAACCATTTAAAGTCAATCCAGCAGATCTGACTGTATTTCGACATTGTCGGAAATTGGACATCGCCGAACGCGAGCGCTCGGGGCTTGTGATGATACTTGGGCGTGCTTCGGAGGAGGGATGCGCCTCGTACCGGCCGCGAAGCCTTCCTGCATTTAAGGCGCCAGATCAATTGAACGCGCATACCAGTCAGCCGGCCCGTCGTTTAGCCCAAATGGCGATCCATCTCAGCGCGCTCACGCCATCCACCTTTCTGCGCGACCCAAGCTAAACACGCTCGGCGATGATTAGGATACCGACTACATCTGGACCCGCCCGGCCCTGCTCGCCTGCGAGACTTGAGGCGTTCGTCGATCGGATAGAGGTTTCGATTCAGGAGACGTGCTTCGTGATGCGGCCATGATAGGCCGGTCCCTCACCGACTGCCGCACGCTCGGAAGAAGCCAAGGTAGGCGACAAGCCTCTGTGGATCGCTGAAGCGCCGAATGTTGCCGATTGCCGCGGCAACGTTCGCACCCACGGTGACGTCGGAGGCAACGTCATCAGGCGACGGATTGTCGGATCCTAGTGGGCATGCACCGCGATATCCGCCTCGACCACCGTCAACGCCTCGTTGATCTGATTGATCAAGCCGAGGTGGCACTCGATGGCGGCGCGCTCAAGGAGCAGCATGAGCTAACACCTACTCCTAGCGCCGCTCCTGGAGTCCTATTTCCGCCGGCGCCTGACGAAGCAGCGCAATGCGACTCCCGCGACCGTGGCCAGCTATCGCGATGCCTTGCGCATGCTGATCCTCTTTGCCGCCGCCCGATTGCGGAAGAAGCCGGGGGCGTTGGCGCTCGAAGAGCTGATCGAGATCTCGTTCTCGCTTTTCTCGACGAACTCGAGGAGAAGCGGAACAATTCCGTCAC includes these proteins:
- a CDS encoding TlpA disulfide reductase family protein, with product MESPAPSIKVENWLRGEPLTSFEPGKVCIVEFWATWCGPCVDGMPHLIQLQEKYKDNGVEIVGVAASEDAPTADEARSTLDAWLTEKFPNLNYRIAFDSTGEMDKLWMEPSFSYGVPTSFVVDRDGHIAFIGHPTQLDEVLPKVLNGSWRTSDQAKSADTERIAEGETIAREQALTKPIYDKLRPAMEAEDWKTALSAIEEGIALIPDKLNFRVSHVNLLLHRMRDMQAGLPVMRQFVRDAIDRKSEGWMYWALYQLFAPGFDYSGFPSAERFAMGEELSKHIVALPQGGGSKFLSYPVVAQYYHESGNKDRAIELLEQTLKALEGPEPVSDDLKQHLLPELLQALANYKGEKVCYGALCVAPQEDFPKR
- a CDS encoding TauD/TfdA family dioxygenase; this encodes MSSPVLVNRTILDSDVVPLTSRVGAEIRGVRLGGDLSDAAIAAINQLLLKHKVIFFRGQEHLDDAEQELFARRLGDLVPHPTQGPAAGTASILNLDSGRGGGRADQWHTDVTFVDAYPKFSVLRGVVIPAAGGDTIWSNTHAAYENLPAPLKILADNLWAIHSNAYDYAAVRPRATAEEKRHFEEVFTSTIYETEHPVVRVHPETGEKSLLLGNFVQRLVGLSKSDSAKLYEVFQSYVTAPENTVRWRWQVSDVAIWDNRATQHYAVNDYGDQHRVVRRATVDGDVPIGVDGRRSITRVKAAKPAAKAA
- a CDS encoding DUF411 domain-containing protein; this translates as MSSPDPVRRRSGVRRRKDVTLYKNPQCGCCEGYAGYLQETASLSPSRPTHDLFAMSREEGIPPEADGCLLSFIDGYVVSGHVPVGTVNKLLTERPDINGHDAARHADGLPRHEWHEGSALRDSRNPEV
- a CDS encoding redoxin domain-containing protein, which gives rise to MMECMSGMMMFGMGLVWLLVVVVLVLGAAALIKYLFSSGGKGEGRRSSYRCVAAAGHGLVWTLPWLANRMAGGGAPAAAIALGKTVLARRRSARLESPLPSGRMPAPGPAAVVGGGYQSDMPGFGNVLTDEEIRAVLAFIKSTWPERERAYQADEPPGAGADTVRPILAAEPSNAPNRNALSMKAKPSLAIQFLALILATSALAHHPGADLDKMMDSAERFFQAIDEQAAPPFELADADGRAVRLSDFSDKIVVLYFMTR